From the Anaerobaca lacustris genome, one window contains:
- a CDS encoding mechanosensitive ion channel family protein, which produces MLTWLQPILPYVQNIALATAALFVAYLLTLPLRRRYLPPEGTELPQRSRRQFVAALAGYVAFSVCVLAFSFPLIHWIDHTAFWAPYHQAWLTFWAIHAMVRLIEGLFVELFAQMGRACPLNRLTRGLLRLALMLGVAFLLIRYQLDLRITVLLTSTAIVTGVLGFAMQGVLGNLLAGMSLHASRSLAVGDWIEVDGTIGKVVLVNWRETRLRTTGGHMVVIPNGKLADATIRNFSAPTPLRRHEVPVAASYGDVPGDVIAALIESAQSIPRVEKHPAPEAYVTGFKDFCIEYVLRFWSKQYEQRTAIEGHVMRMIWYKFQRRGIEIPFPMSGRLLGNFLEAVHAQQFEKPLQSELEGIVDDLTRSDFGRKLMADSEGVCLLSRDELRSVARDVKRTRFTHGETLMHQNEHGESFYVLVQGTVKGSIANTDTARPIEFELHPGALFGEMSLLTGLPRSATMTAATDCELLEFDGRAFAHLLSLREEIPHVLSDLAAARAAENAESLEKLRASAVVPPELARDGILHRLKRMLGEWRGR; this is translated from the coding sequence ATGTTGACATGGCTTCAACCGATACTGCCGTACGTTCAGAACATCGCCTTGGCGACGGCAGCGCTTTTCGTCGCGTATCTGTTGACGCTTCCATTGCGGCGTCGTTACCTTCCCCCGGAAGGGACCGAGTTGCCCCAACGTTCAAGGCGGCAATTCGTCGCCGCACTTGCAGGCTACGTCGCATTCTCTGTGTGCGTGCTGGCGTTCTCCTTCCCATTGATCCATTGGATCGATCACACGGCGTTCTGGGCGCCGTATCATCAGGCGTGGCTGACGTTCTGGGCCATCCATGCGATGGTCCGGCTCATCGAGGGCCTGTTCGTCGAGCTGTTCGCGCAGATGGGCCGGGCCTGCCCTCTCAATCGCCTCACGCGGGGCCTGCTCCGCCTGGCCCTGATGCTGGGGGTGGCGTTCCTTCTGATCCGATACCAGTTGGACCTCAGGATCACCGTGTTGCTGACCTCGACCGCCATCGTCACCGGCGTGCTCGGCTTCGCCATGCAGGGGGTGCTGGGCAACCTGCTGGCGGGCATGTCGCTGCACGCCAGCCGCTCGTTGGCGGTCGGCGACTGGATCGAGGTCGATGGGACCATCGGGAAGGTCGTTCTGGTCAACTGGCGCGAGACGCGCCTGCGCACCACCGGCGGCCACATGGTCGTCATCCCGAACGGCAAGCTCGCCGATGCGACGATCCGCAACTTCTCGGCGCCCACGCCCCTGCGCCGACACGAGGTGCCCGTCGCCGCCAGCTACGGTGACGTCCCGGGTGACGTGATCGCCGCTCTGATCGAATCCGCCCAGAGTATTCCGAGAGTCGAGAAACACCCGGCGCCCGAGGCCTACGTGACCGGCTTCAAGGACTTCTGCATCGAGTACGTGCTGCGTTTCTGGTCGAAACAGTACGAGCAGCGTACGGCGATCGAAGGCCATGTGATGCGGATGATATGGTACAAGTTCCAGCGGCGCGGGATCGAAATCCCCTTCCCGATGAGCGGCCGACTGCTCGGCAACTTCCTCGAGGCGGTCCACGCCCAGCAGTTCGAGAAGCCGCTGCAATCGGAGCTTGAAGGGATCGTCGACGACCTGACGCGCAGCGACTTCGGGCGCAAACTCATGGCCGATTCCGAGGGCGTCTGTCTGCTCAGCCGGGATGAACTCAGAAGCGTCGCGCGGGACGTCAAACGCACCCGTTTCACGCATGGCGAAACCCTGATGCACCAGAACGAGCACGGCGAATCGTTCTACGTCCTGGTTCAGGGGACCGTCAAGGGCAGCATCGCGAACACCGACACGGCGCGGCCCATCGAGTTCGAACTGCACCCCGGCGCGCTCTTCGGCGAGATGAGCCTGCTGACGGGCCTGCCGCGAAGCGCGACCATGACCGCTGCGACGGACTGCGAATTGCTCGAATTCGACGGGCGCGCTTTCGCCCATCTGCTGTCGCTGCGCGAGG